One stretch of Streptomyces agglomeratus DNA includes these proteins:
- the ligA gene encoding NAD-dependent DNA ligase LigA: MAGEQQAAAVPAEARERHAQLAEQIEEHRFRYYVKDQPVISDAEFDKLLRTLEGLEDEYPELRTPDSPTQKVAGAYETDFTAVQHRERMLSLDNAFDDEELSAWGERVAGELGTVPYHLLCELKVDGLAVNLTYEKGRLTRAATRGDGRTGEDITPNVRTIAGIPDRLKGDRIPDLVEIRGEVYFPMEKFQELNARLVAAEDKPFANPRNAAAGSLRQKDPKVTASRPLHMVVHGIGAREGFDIDRLSQAYELLREWGLPVARHNRVVEDLAGVREFIAYFGENRHSVEHEIDGVVVKLDEIRLQGRLGSTSRAPRWAIAWKYAPEEVNTKLVNIRVGVGRTGRVTPYAQVEPVTVAGSEVEFATLHNQEVVKAKGVRIGDTVVLRKAGDVIPEILGPVVDLRDGSEREFVMPSECPECGTPLRPMKEADIDLRCPNARSCPAQLRERLFYLAGRKSLDIENFGYVAAAALTRPLEPAEPPLRDEGDLFDLRVEQLLPIKSYVLDQDSGLPKRDPKTGEEKIVTFFANQEGEPKKNTLAMLENIAAAKQRPLARVITGLSIRHVGPVAAEALAREFRSIDRIEHATEGELAAVEGVGPIIAASLKQWFEEDWHREILRKWRAAGVRMEEEGAGEEQGPRPLEGLTVVVTGTLQNYTRDGAKEALQNLGAKVTGSVSKKTGFVVVGDSPGSKYDKAMQLKVPVLNEEGFAVLLAEGPDAAREAAVPTEE; encoded by the coding sequence GTGGCTGGCGAACAGCAGGCGGCGGCGGTGCCGGCGGAGGCACGGGAGCGGCACGCACAGCTCGCTGAGCAGATCGAGGAGCACCGCTTCCGGTACTACGTGAAGGACCAGCCGGTCATCAGCGACGCGGAGTTCGACAAGCTGCTGCGGACGCTGGAGGGTCTGGAGGACGAGTATCCCGAGCTGCGTACGCCCGACTCGCCCACCCAGAAGGTCGCGGGGGCGTACGAGACGGACTTCACGGCGGTCCAGCACCGCGAGCGCATGCTGTCCCTCGACAACGCCTTCGACGACGAGGAGCTGTCGGCCTGGGGCGAGCGCGTCGCGGGTGAGCTGGGCACGGTGCCGTACCACCTGCTCTGCGAGCTGAAGGTGGACGGCCTCGCGGTCAATCTGACGTACGAGAAGGGCCGGCTGACGCGGGCCGCGACCCGGGGCGACGGCCGCACGGGCGAGGACATCACGCCCAACGTCCGTACGATCGCGGGCATTCCGGACCGGCTGAAGGGCGACCGGATCCCGGACCTGGTCGAGATCCGCGGCGAGGTGTACTTCCCGATGGAGAAGTTCCAGGAGCTGAACGCCCGTCTGGTCGCCGCCGAGGACAAGCCGTTCGCCAACCCGCGCAACGCGGCGGCCGGTTCGCTGCGGCAGAAGGACCCCAAGGTCACCGCGAGCCGCCCGCTGCACATGGTGGTGCACGGCATCGGCGCCCGGGAGGGCTTCGACATCGACCGCCTGTCGCAGGCGTACGAGCTGCTGCGCGAATGGGGCCTGCCGGTCGCGCGGCACAACAGGGTGGTCGAAGACCTCGCGGGCGTACGGGAGTTCATCGCGTACTTCGGCGAGAACCGGCACTCTGTGGAGCACGAGATCGACGGCGTCGTCGTCAAGCTCGACGAGATCCGGCTCCAGGGCCGGCTCGGCTCGACCTCGCGGGCGCCGCGCTGGGCCATCGCCTGGAAGTACGCGCCGGAGGAGGTCAACACCAAGCTCGTCAACATCCGGGTCGGCGTGGGGCGCACGGGGCGCGTGACGCCGTACGCCCAGGTGGAGCCGGTGACGGTCGCCGGTTCCGAGGTGGAGTTCGCCACCCTGCACAACCAGGAAGTGGTGAAGGCCAAGGGCGTACGCATCGGGGACACCGTGGTGCTGCGCAAGGCGGGCGACGTCATCCCCGAGATCCTCGGGCCGGTCGTGGACCTGCGGGACGGCAGCGAGCGGGAGTTCGTGATGCCGTCCGAGTGCCCCGAGTGCGGTACGCCGCTGCGCCCGATGAAGGAGGCCGACATCGACCTCCGCTGCCCCAACGCCCGTTCCTGCCCGGCCCAGTTGCGGGAGCGGCTGTTCTACCTGGCGGGCCGCAAGTCGCTGGACATCGAGAACTTCGGGTACGTCGCGGCGGCCGCGCTCACCAGGCCGCTGGAGCCGGCCGAGCCTCCGCTGCGCGACGAGGGCGACCTCTTCGACCTCCGGGTCGAACAGCTGCTGCCCATCAAGTCGTATGTCCTGGACCAGGATTCGGGTCTTCCCAAGCGCGACCCGAAGACCGGCGAGGAGAAGATCGTCACCTTCTTCGCCAACCAGGAGGGCGAGCCGAAGAAGAACACCCTCGCCATGCTGGAGAACATCGCGGCCGCGAAGCAGCGCCCGCTCGCGCGCGTCATCACCGGGCTCTCCATCCGGCACGTGGGGCCGGTCGCGGCGGAGGCGCTGGCCCGCGAATTCCGGTCGATCGACCGGATCGAACACGCCACGGAGGGGGAACTGGCCGCGGTGGAGGGCGTCGGACCGATCATCGCCGCCTCGCTCAAACAGTGGTTCGAGGAGGACTGGCACCGGGAGATCCTGCGCAAGTGGCGGGCGGCCGGGGTCCGGATGGAGGAGGAGGGCGCCGGAGAGGAGCAGGGGCCGCGTCCGCTGGAGGGCCTCACCGTCGTGGTGACCGGGACTCTCCAGAACTACACCCGGGATGGCGCAAAAGAGGCGCTCCAAAACCTTGGCGCGAAAGTGACCGGATCTGTTTCGAAGAAGACCGGTTTTGTCGTGGTGGGCGACAGCCCCGGCTCCAAGTACGACAAAGCCATGCAGTTGAAGGTGCCAGTGCTGAACGAAGAGGGATTTGCCGTCCTTTTGGCGGAGGGTCCGGACGCGGCGCGTGAAGCGGCTGTGCCGACCGAGGAGTAG
- a CDS encoding methionine synthase, translated as MSAHEGGYVWGPATGVGSMPGGDARETARTVTGSFEDFPYLAELPARGPGADMIGRTAGMLVEMYVHLEPSGWRFSDRPGRDTRRARSWLGEDLDALEEFTQGYTGPLKVQAVGPWTLAASLELRGGEAAVGDPGAARDLAGSLAEGLRAHLAEVRRRVPGAQVVLQLDEPSLTAVLRGHVRTASGYRTYRAVDRQVVEGALRDVMGVNDGPVVVHSCAPDVPFALLRRAGAAGVSFDFSLLTERDEESIGEAVEGGTQLFAGIVPGTDTALSDPAGSVMGVRTLWRRLGLNPGTLAESLVITPSCGLAGASPAYARAALAHCARAARSLADNPE; from the coding sequence ATGAGCGCGCACGAGGGCGGGTACGTGTGGGGCCCGGCGACCGGCGTCGGTTCCATGCCGGGCGGGGACGCCCGCGAGACCGCCAGGACCGTCACCGGATCGTTCGAGGACTTCCCGTACCTCGCGGAGCTGCCCGCGCGCGGCCCCGGCGCCGACATGATCGGCCGGACCGCCGGGATGCTCGTCGAGATGTACGTCCACCTCGAACCCAGCGGCTGGCGCTTCAGCGACCGGCCGGGGCGCGACACCCGGCGGGCCCGCTCCTGGCTGGGCGAGGACCTGGACGCGCTGGAGGAGTTCACCCAGGGGTACACCGGCCCGCTGAAGGTGCAGGCCGTCGGGCCGTGGACGCTGGCCGCCTCGCTGGAACTGCGCGGCGGCGAGGCGGCGGTCGGCGACCCGGGCGCGGCCCGCGACCTCGCCGGCTCGCTGGCGGAGGGCCTGCGCGCGCATCTCGCGGAGGTGCGGCGGCGGGTGCCCGGCGCGCAGGTGGTGCTCCAGCTCGACGAGCCGTCGCTGACGGCCGTACTGCGCGGACACGTCAGGACCGCGAGCGGCTACCGGACGTACCGGGCGGTGGACCGCCAGGTCGTCGAGGGCGCGCTGCGGGACGTGATGGGCGTGAACGACGGGCCGGTGGTCGTGCACTCCTGCGCACCCGACGTGCCGTTCGCCCTGCTGCGCCGGGCCGGTGCCGCGGGCGTCTCGTTCGACTTCTCGCTGCTCACCGAGCGTGACGAGGAGTCGATCGGTGAGGCCGTGGAGGGCGGTACGCAGCTGTTCGCCGGAATCGTGCCGGGCACCGACACGGCATTGTCCGACCCGGCCGGTAGCGTCATGGGTGTCAGGACGCTGTGGCGCAGGCTGGGGCTGAATCCGGGGACTCTGGCGGAGTCCCTGGTGATCACTCCGTCGTGCGGGCTCGCGGGGGCTTCCCCCGCGTACGCGCGCGCCGCGCTCGCGCACTGCGCCAGGGCCGCGAGATCGCTCGCGGACAACCCTGAGTAA
- a CDS encoding SDR family oxidoreductase, which translates to MATHVITGAGSGIGAAVARRLHERGDDIVLMARDAGRAKQLAGAFPGARTLVGDLANPDRLSWAFSHQPMPERVDSLLHIAGVVDLGRVGDLGTKTWHSQLNVNLIAPAELTRLFLPQLRHDKGHVVFVNSGAGLTAHAEWGPYAASKHGLKALADALRQEEHGNGVRVTSVYPGRTASAMQEKVHHQEGKEYDPSRWIDPESVATTILMSLDLPRDAEVNDLTVRPGR; encoded by the coding sequence ATGGCTACACATGTGATCACCGGAGCCGGCTCGGGCATCGGCGCGGCCGTCGCCCGCCGCCTGCACGAGCGCGGCGACGACATCGTCCTGATGGCCCGCGACGCGGGCCGCGCCAAGCAGCTCGCGGGAGCGTTCCCCGGCGCCCGTACGCTCGTCGGCGACCTCGCCAACCCCGACCGGCTCTCCTGGGCGTTCTCGCACCAGCCGATGCCGGAGCGGGTGGACTCGCTGCTGCACATCGCGGGCGTCGTCGACCTCGGCCGCGTCGGCGACCTCGGCACCAAGACCTGGCACAGCCAGCTCAACGTGAACCTGATCGCCCCGGCCGAGCTGACCCGGCTGTTCCTGCCCCAACTCCGCCACGACAAGGGCCACGTGGTCTTCGTCAACTCCGGCGCGGGCCTGACCGCGCACGCCGAGTGGGGCCCGTACGCCGCCAGCAAGCACGGCCTGAAGGCACTGGCCGACGCGCTGCGCCAGGAGGAGCACGGCAACGGCGTACGCGTCACGTCCGTCTATCCGGGGCGTACCGCAAGCGCCATGCAGGAGAAGGTGCACCACCAGGAGGGCAAGGAGTACGACCCGTCGCGCTGGATCGACCCGGAGTCGGTCGCGACGACGATCCTCATGTCCCTCGACCTCCCGCGCGACGCCGAGGTCAACGACCTCACCGTGCGGCCGGGCCGATGA
- a CDS encoding TIGR00730 family Rossman fold protein, with protein sequence MNICVFLSAADLDERYTRPAREFGELIGKGGHTLVWGGSEAGLMKVVADGVQEAGGRLVGVSVEFLHTVARENADEMVIAKDLAERKALLLARSDAIVVMVGGTGTLDEATEILELKKHGLHDKPVVLLNTAGFYDGLKLQFQRMEAEGFLPVPLADLVFFAEDGVAALAYLEESTGVQ encoded by the coding sequence CTGAACATCTGCGTCTTCCTCTCCGCCGCCGACCTCGACGAGCGCTACACGCGCCCCGCCCGCGAATTCGGCGAACTGATCGGCAAGGGCGGCCACACGCTGGTGTGGGGAGGGTCGGAGGCCGGGCTGATGAAGGTCGTCGCCGACGGCGTGCAGGAGGCCGGCGGGCGGCTCGTCGGCGTATCGGTGGAGTTCCTGCACACCGTGGCGCGGGAGAACGCCGACGAGATGGTGATCGCCAAGGACCTCGCCGAACGCAAGGCGCTGCTGCTCGCCAGGTCCGACGCGATCGTCGTCATGGTCGGCGGCACCGGCACGCTGGACGAGGCCACCGAGATACTGGAGCTGAAGAAGCACGGCCTGCACGACAAGCCGGTGGTGCTGCTCAACACGGCGGGCTTCTACGACGGCCTCAAGCTCCAGTTCCAGCGGATGGAAGCGGAGGGCTTCCTGCCGGTCCCCCTCGCCGACCTGGTGTTCTTCGCGGAGGACGGCGTCGCGGCACTCGCCTACCTTGAGGAGTCGACCGGCGTGCAGTGA
- a CDS encoding DUF427 domain-containing protein — translation MTAGHRITVEQGTEHVRVTHGGVVLAESRRPLLLRETGLPVRYYLPPEDVRTDLLTPSDRRTHCPFKGYASYWSVPEAADLVWAYLDPKPEVAAVKGHFCFYDTEVVAAG, via the coding sequence GTGACCGCAGGACACCGCATCACCGTCGAGCAGGGCACCGAGCACGTGCGCGTCACGCACGGCGGAGTGGTACTGGCGGAGAGCCGCCGCCCGCTGCTCCTGCGCGAGACCGGCCTGCCGGTGCGCTACTACCTGCCGCCCGAGGACGTCAGGACCGACCTGCTGACTCCGTCGGACCGGCGTACGCACTGTCCTTTCAAGGGGTACGCGTCGTACTGGTCGGTGCCGGAGGCCGCCGATCTGGTGTGGGCCTATCTCGACCCGAAGCCGGAAGTGGCCGCCGTGAAGGGCCACTTCTGCTTCTACGACACGGAGGTCGTCGCGGCGGGGTGA
- the mnmA gene encoding tRNA 2-thiouridine(34) synthase MnmA, which translates to MTETPRRLRVLAAMSGGVDSAVAAARAAEAGHDVTGVHLALSANPQSFRTGARGCCTIEDSRDARRAADVIGIPFYVWDLAERFREDVVEDFVAEYEAGRTPNPCLRCNEKIKFAALLDKALALGFDAVATGHYATVVLREDGSRELHRASDMAKDQSYVLGVLDERQLAHAMFPLGDTLTTKEEIRAEAERRGLAVAKKPDSHDICFIADGDTQGFLADRLGGKAEGDILDESGTKIGSHEGAFGFTIGQRKGLRIGHPAPDGKPRYVLDISPVNNTVTVGPVEALDVTSLTAIKPRWCGTAPTGSGTYTAQLRAHGGETPVTAELVDGELRVTFDEPVRGVAPGQAIVLYDGTRVVGSATIATTTRAAAATV; encoded by the coding sequence ATGACTGAGACCCCGCGCCGCCTCCGTGTCCTCGCCGCCATGTCCGGCGGGGTCGACTCCGCCGTTGCCGCTGCCCGAGCCGCCGAGGCCGGGCACGACGTGACCGGCGTACACCTCGCCCTGTCCGCCAACCCGCAGTCGTTCCGCACGGGCGCCCGCGGCTGCTGCACGATCGAGGACTCGCGCGACGCGCGCCGGGCGGCCGACGTCATCGGCATCCCCTTCTACGTCTGGGACCTCGCCGAGCGCTTCCGCGAGGACGTCGTCGAGGACTTCGTCGCGGAGTACGAGGCCGGACGGACCCCGAACCCCTGCCTGCGCTGCAACGAGAAGATCAAGTTCGCCGCGCTGCTCGACAAGGCGCTGGCCCTCGGCTTCGACGCGGTGGCCACCGGCCACTACGCGACGGTCGTGCTCCGCGAGGACGGCTCGCGCGAACTGCACCGCGCCTCCGACATGGCCAAGGACCAGTCGTACGTCCTCGGCGTCCTCGACGAGCGGCAGCTCGCGCACGCGATGTTCCCGCTCGGCGACACGCTCACCACGAAGGAAGAGATCCGCGCCGAGGCCGAGCGCCGCGGCCTCGCGGTCGCCAAGAAGCCCGACAGCCACGACATCTGCTTCATCGCGGACGGCGACACCCAGGGCTTCCTGGCCGACCGTCTCGGCGGCAAGGCGGAGGGCGACATCCTCGACGAGTCGGGTACGAAGATCGGCAGCCACGAGGGCGCCTTCGGCTTCACCATCGGCCAGCGCAAGGGCCTGCGCATCGGCCACCCGGCCCCCGACGGCAAGCCGCGCTACGTCCTGGACATCTCCCCGGTGAACAACACGGTGACGGTGGGCCCGGTCGAGGCCCTCGACGTCACCTCCCTGACGGCGATCAAGCCCCGCTGGTGCGGAACGGCCCCGACGGGCAGCGGCACGTACACCGCCCAGCTGCGCGCGCACGGCGGCGAGACGCCGGTGACGGCGGAGCTGGTCGACGGCGAGCTGCGCGTCACCTTCGACGAGCCGGTGCGCGGCGTCGCGCCCGGCCAGGCGATCGTGCTGTACGACGGCACGCGCGTCGTCGGCTCGGCGACGATCGCGACGACGACGCGGGCGGCCGCGGCCACCGTCTGA
- a CDS encoding N-acetylmuramoyl-L-alanine amidase translates to MEQKKAARVSRRALFIGGGAALVGGTAAVYGEELARMWWLVPGIDKQRTEGEVDHKGARWVAASAANLRTADRPADYTIDRIVIHVTQGSFASAVRVFKNPLHAAAAHYIVRAKDGHITQMARELDVAYHAGNRSYNERSVGIEHEGFVDRPEDFTDVMYRSSARLAAGICRRYGIPADREHIIGHVEVPGTDHTDPGPHWDWARYLRLVRQELAGGPPVRT, encoded by the coding sequence ATGGAGCAGAAGAAGGCGGCAAGGGTGAGCAGACGCGCGCTGTTCATCGGGGGTGGCGCGGCCCTGGTGGGCGGTACGGCCGCTGTGTACGGCGAGGAGCTGGCCCGGATGTGGTGGCTCGTGCCGGGTATCGACAAGCAGCGCACGGAGGGAGAGGTGGATCACAAGGGCGCCCGGTGGGTGGCGGCGTCGGCGGCGAACCTGCGGACCGCCGACCGTCCCGCCGACTACACGATCGACCGGATCGTGATCCACGTGACGCAGGGCAGCTTCGCCTCGGCCGTGCGCGTCTTCAAGAACCCGCTGCACGCGGCCGCCGCGCACTACATAGTGCGCGCGAAGGACGGCCACATCACGCAGATGGCCCGGGAGCTGGACGTCGCCTATCACGCGGGGAACCGCTCGTACAACGAACGCAGCGTGGGCATCGAGCACGAGGGCTTCGTCGACCGTCCCGAGGACTTCACGGACGTCATGTACCGCTCGTCGGCCCGTCTGGCCGCCGGGATCTGCCGCCGGTACGGGATTCCCGCCGACCGGGAGCACATCATCGGCCACGTCGAGGTCCCGGGCACCGACCACACGGACCCGGGCCCGCACTGGGACTGGGCCCGCTACCTCCGGCTCGTACGACAGGAGCTGGCGGGCGGGCCGCCGGTCAGGACCTGA
- a CDS encoding cysteine desulfurase family protein, giving the protein MAYLDHAATTPMLPEAVGAMTDQLAVTGNASSLHAAGRRARRTVEEARETLAESLGARPSEVVFTAGGTEADNLAVKGLYWARRDADPRRTRVLASPVEHHAVLDAVHWLGEHEGATVEYLPVDAYGRVHPAALREAIGRDPSDVALATVMWANNEIGTVMPVRELADAAAEFGVPLHADAVQAYGQLDVDFAASGLAAMTVSGHKIGGPYGIGALLLGREYTPVPVLHGGGQERHVRSGTLDAPAIAAFAVAGRIAAERREWFAREIGGLRDDLVAAVRTAVPTAILGGDPSPGGRLPANAHFTFPGCEGDSLLLLLDAQGIECSTGSACTAGVAQPSHVLLATGTDPDLARGTLRFSLGHTSTAEDVAAVAGAIGPAVERARTAGLV; this is encoded by the coding sequence ATGGCTTACCTCGACCACGCCGCGACCACCCCGATGCTTCCGGAAGCGGTCGGGGCAATGACCGACCAGCTCGCCGTCACCGGCAACGCGTCGTCCCTGCACGCCGCCGGCCGTAGGGCCAGGCGCACCGTCGAGGAGGCCCGTGAGACACTCGCGGAGTCACTCGGCGCCCGTCCGAGCGAGGTGGTGTTCACCGCCGGCGGCACCGAGGCCGACAACCTCGCCGTCAAGGGCCTGTACTGGGCCAGGCGCGACGCCGACCCGCGCAGAACCCGCGTCCTGGCCAGCCCCGTCGAGCACCACGCGGTGCTGGACGCCGTCCACTGGCTGGGCGAGCACGAGGGCGCGACCGTCGAGTACCTGCCGGTCGACGCCTACGGCAGGGTGCACCCGGCGGCGCTGCGCGAAGCCATCGGGCGCGACCCCTCGGATGTCGCCCTTGCCACCGTGATGTGGGCCAACAACGAGATCGGCACCGTCATGCCGGTCCGCGAACTGGCGGACGCGGCAGCCGAGTTCGGCGTGCCGCTGCACGCCGACGCGGTGCAGGCGTACGGTCAGCTCGACGTGGACTTCGCGGCCTCCGGACTCGCCGCGATGACCGTCTCCGGGCACAAGATCGGCGGCCCGTACGGCATCGGCGCGCTGCTGCTCGGCCGCGAGTACACGCCCGTTCCCGTGCTGCACGGCGGCGGTCAGGAGCGGCACGTGCGCTCCGGCACCCTCGACGCCCCGGCCATCGCCGCCTTCGCGGTGGCGGGCCGGATCGCCGCCGAGCGGCGCGAGTGGTTCGCGCGCGAGATCGGCGGCCTGCGCGACGACCTGGTCGCGGCCGTACGCACGGCCGTCCCCACGGCGATCCTCGGCGGCGACCCCTCCCCGGGCGGCCGGCTGCCGGCCAACGCCCACTTCACCTTCCCGGGCTGCGAGGGCGACTCGCTGCTCCTGCTGCTCGACGCGCAGGGCATCGAATGCTCCACCGGGTCCGCCTGCACGGCGGGTGTCGCCCAGCCGAGCCACGTGCTGCTGGCCACCGGGACCGACCCCGACCTCGCGCGCGGCACGCTGCGCTTCTCGCTGGGGCACACCTCGACCGCCGAGGACGTGGCGGCGGTGGCCGGGGCGATCGGTCCGGCGGTGGAGCGGGCGCGTACGGCCGGACTCGTCTGA
- a CDS encoding DUF4190 domain-containing protein → MEFTASARRLTGTRDADGMAVASFVLGLLGLLVLNIFLGPIAIVLASLALWRGTERRGRALLGLGLGVADLVVLAVLASADNTVSWTFGG, encoded by the coding sequence ATGGAGTTCACCGCATCCGCCCGTCGGCTCACCGGCACGCGGGACGCCGACGGCATGGCCGTCGCCTCGTTCGTCCTCGGCCTTCTCGGGCTCCTCGTGCTCAACATCTTCCTCGGCCCCATCGCAATCGTGCTGGCCTCCCTTGCCCTTTGGCGTGGCACCGAACGCCGGGGCAGGGCACTGCTCGGCCTCGGCCTCGGCGTGGCCGACCTGGTGGTCCTCGCCGTCCTGGCCTCCGCCGACAACACCGTCTCCTGGACCTTCGGCGGCTGA
- a CDS encoding TetR family transcriptional regulator, which produces MSHTVGVRQAQKQKTRQALMEAALGLLEHQSLSSLGLREVTRAAGVAPTAFYRHFRDTADLGVALVDEALGSLHTMIRSTLATTGGSAERIDRTVGLIARHVRAYPAHVRFVTRERHGGVERVRAATGEQLGLFADEVADWLATQPDMSGWSEDDRRMLAHVYVDHMVMTASAFLEAWPHGEEHVEAAAALARRQLRLVGLGRRHWLD; this is translated from the coding sequence ATGAGTCACACCGTCGGCGTCCGCCAGGCCCAGAAGCAGAAGACCCGCCAGGCACTCATGGAGGCGGCCCTGGGCCTGCTCGAACACCAGAGCCTGAGCAGCCTGGGTCTGCGCGAGGTCACGCGCGCGGCCGGAGTCGCCCCGACCGCCTTCTACCGGCACTTCCGGGACACGGCCGATCTCGGCGTCGCGCTCGTGGACGAGGCGCTCGGCAGTCTGCACACGATGATCCGCTCGACCCTCGCGACGACCGGCGGCAGCGCGGAGCGCATCGACCGTACGGTCGGGCTCATCGCGCGTCATGTCCGCGCGTACCCCGCCCACGTCCGCTTCGTCACCCGCGAACGGCACGGCGGCGTCGAGCGGGTGCGCGCCGCGACAGGTGAGCAACTGGGCCTGTTCGCCGACGAGGTGGCGGACTGGCTCGCCACCCAGCCCGACATGTCGGGCTGGAGCGAGGACGACCGGCGGATGCTCGCGCACGTGTACGTCGACCACATGGTGATGACCGCGTCCGCGTTCCTGGAGGCGTGGCCGCACGGCGAGGAGCACGTCGAGGCGGCCGCCGCCCTGGCGCGCCGCCAGCTGCGCCTGGTCGGTCTCGGCCGCCGGCACTGGCTGGACTGA
- a CDS encoding thioesterase family protein: protein MAQASIGDSEFDRDTALTARAPGVYDAELSAGWTIIQAVNGGYLLALLGRALGDALPHPDPFTISAHYLTPSVPGKAVVRTETVRTGRTLSTGQASLYQYAEDGTEVERIRVLASYGDLDALPDDVRTTAKPPAMPPYEHCLGADAGPAVIPGSSAITERLDIRLDPATVGWAIGAPSGKGEMRGWFGLADGRDADPLSLLLTVDALPPTSFELGLKGWTPTVELTTHIRCRPAPGPLRVSITTRNLAGGFLEEDAEVWDSADRLVAQSRQLARAPRL, encoded by the coding sequence ATGGCACAGGCATCCATCGGGGACAGCGAGTTCGACCGCGACACCGCCCTCACGGCGCGCGCACCGGGCGTCTACGACGCGGAGCTCTCCGCGGGCTGGACGATCATCCAGGCCGTCAACGGCGGCTACCTCCTCGCCCTGCTCGGCCGGGCCCTCGGCGATGCCCTGCCGCACCCCGACCCGTTCACGATCTCGGCGCACTACCTGACGCCGTCCGTGCCCGGCAAGGCGGTGGTGCGTACCGAGACCGTACGCACCGGACGCACCCTCTCCACCGGCCAGGCGTCCCTCTACCAGTACGCCGAGGACGGCACCGAGGTCGAGCGGATCCGGGTCCTCGCCTCCTACGGCGACCTCGACGCCCTGCCCGACGACGTCCGCACCACCGCCAAGCCGCCGGCCATGCCGCCGTACGAGCACTGCCTCGGCGCCGACGCCGGGCCCGCCGTCATCCCCGGCAGCTCGGCCATCACGGAGCGGCTCGACATCCGGCTCGACCCCGCCACCGTCGGCTGGGCAATCGGCGCGCCCTCCGGCAAGGGGGAGATGCGCGGCTGGTTCGGCCTGGCCGACGGCCGGGACGCCGACCCGCTCTCGCTGCTGCTGACGGTCGACGCGCTGCCGCCGACCTCATTCGAGCTGGGCCTCAAGGGCTGGACGCCGACCGTCGAACTCACCACCCACATACGCTGCCGTCCCGCCCCGGGGCCGCTGCGCGTCTCGATCACCACCCGCAACCTGGCGGGCGGCTTCCTGGAGGAGGACGCCGAGGTCTGGGACAGCGCGGACCGGCTCGTCGCCCAGTCCCGGCAGCTCGCGCGGGCGCCGCGCCTCTGA
- a CDS encoding trimeric intracellular cation channel family protein produces the protein MFQELFTPSVQHSLDLVGIFVFAISGALLAVRKNFDVFGIAVLAEVTALGGGLFRDLIIGAVPPAAFTDLGYFTTPLIAAALVFFLHPEVERIQGAVNAFDAAGLGLFCVTGTTKAYDYGLGLTASAALGLATAVGGGVLRDVLANEVPSLLRWDRDLYAVPAIVGAAMVALCLRFDALNALTSGIAVVTAFTLRLLAMHFHWRAPRAWHRSSAKAEEKSEAAA, from the coding sequence GTGTTCCAGGAACTCTTCACGCCCTCCGTCCAGCATTCGCTCGACCTCGTCGGGATCTTCGTCTTCGCGATCTCCGGCGCCCTGCTCGCCGTGCGCAAGAACTTCGACGTCTTCGGCATCGCGGTGCTCGCAGAGGTCACCGCGCTGGGCGGAGGGCTGTTCCGCGACCTCATCATCGGCGCCGTGCCGCCGGCCGCCTTCACCGATCTCGGGTACTTCACCACCCCGCTGATCGCGGCGGCCCTCGTCTTCTTCCTGCACCCCGAGGTCGAGCGCATCCAGGGCGCGGTCAACGCCTTCGACGCGGCCGGGCTCGGGCTGTTCTGCGTCACCGGCACCACCAAGGCGTACGACTACGGGCTCGGCCTGACCGCTTCGGCGGCCCTCGGCCTCGCCACCGCGGTCGGCGGCGGCGTGCTGCGCGACGTCCTCGCCAACGAGGTGCCCTCGCTGCTGCGCTGGGACCGCGACCTGTACGCCGTGCCCGCGATCGTCGGCGCCGCGATGGTCGCGCTGTGCCTGCGCTTCGACGCCCTGAACGCGCTGACCAGCGGCATCGCCGTCGTCACGGCCTTCACGCTGCGGCTGCTCGCGATGCACTTCCACTGGCGCGCGCCGCGCGCCTGGCACCGGAGCTCGGCGAAGGCGGAGGAGAAGTCCGAGGCCGCCGCGTGA